Within Sporosarcina sp. PTS2304, the genomic segment ACGTGTCAAAGAAACGGATCGTATCGAGGCGGTCGCTACGGAGTTACGCAAATTGGGCGCAGTAATCGAGACGACTGAAGATGGAATGATTATTACCGGACCTACTCCTTTAACAGGCGGAACACTTCAATCATACGGAGATCATCGTCTAGGGATGATGGCCGCGATTGCAGGTTTGATTACGTCAGAGCCTATTCATATTGATAATCCTTCATGTATTGCTATTTCGTATCCGCATTTTTTCGAAGATCTTGCAAATCTTGTGAAACAGTAAAGTTCAATAGAAAGTTCAGGTGGAAGTATGAATTTATTGCAGGAAATGGAACAGCTTTTATTAGACGGGGATGCAGATTCTCTTCAAAATAAAATCCAAACACTTCAAGCAGAGCATGAATACGATGCATTATATGACGTAGCAAATCTTCTGATTGACTATGGGTTTCTTGGCCAGGCAGATGATATTTTTGCTCAATTATTGCTCGTTTTTCCAGATGAGGCACAATTGAAAATAGATCGTGCAGCAGCGTTACTTGAACTAGGAGAAGAGGACAACGCATTACTATTATTGACGGATATTAAAGAGGATGAAGAAGAATTTGTTCAAGCATTGTTGGCGCAAGCAGATTATTATCAAATGCTAGGTTTTGCGGAAACAGCACTCTCGAAAGTACGTGAAGCTTCCGCGTTGTTACCGCATGAGCCGGTCATTCAGTTAGCAGAGGCTGAATTGCTTCTCGAATCGGGACGTTACAGTGAAGCGGTACGACTGTATAACAAATTGCTGAAGACGAATGATGAACTGGCAGGTGTCAACATTTCTTCGCGTCTTGCAGAAGCTTACAGCGCAGGAGCTGCATACGAAGAAGCGATTCCTTTTTATGAGGAATTGCTTGCAAAAGAGACGAATCCAGAGGAACTATTCGGACTTGGTTTAGCTTACTTTCAAACAGAACGGTATTCGGAGGCAGTTAGTCGACTAGAGCAATTACTCGAAATGGATCCGGATTATTTTTCTGCGTATATGCTGGCTGGTCAAAGTTATGCCCAACAAAATGAAGACGAGCAAGCACTCCAATTATTCAAAAAAGGAATCGAACGGGATGCTTTTGATAAAGAGTTACATGTGGCGGCTGCTAAATCCGCTCTTAAATTACAACTACCTGATCAAGCGGAAAGCCATTTAAAAGAAGCGCTCGTGTTGGATCCTGAATATATCGATGCGCTCGTCACACTTGCTTCCCTTTACAATGAGCAAGAAAAAGACGAGGCGTTGCTTGAGTTATTGCAATACGCAGAAGCCGATCAACTCGAAATTCCTTTATTATATGCATTCTTTGCTTACGCGTATGAACGAACAGAAGATTATAGAAAAGCGTATGAAATGTATTTGAAAGCATATGATGGGATGAAGGAAGATGCGGACTTTTTGGATTTGTATGCTCGATTCTTATTGGAGGAAGGCAAATCATCCGAAGCATTGCCAGTCATTTTGCAACTAGTGAAAGTCGATCCGCAAGCAGAAGAATGGGTGGCATATATAGACGCACAATCTGAAGAGGGGGTATGAAATGAAGGCCATGGTTCCTGTAGCTGCCAAGAAAGAGTTTTTGAGGTGGTTTTTGAAACGCTATCGGTTAAAGCGGCGGGAATGTGTATGGATTTTAAATTATCTTCTTAGCAATGAGCATTTATTGACCAATGTGCACTTTACGGATGAGGCTCATCATTGTCCACGAGCCATGATTATTTCCACTACAGAAGTAGATAGTATCCCATTTCGCTTTTATAAAGGCAATTTGATGACTGCAGATGCGGAAAAATCCTTTCACGACTTACGTTTACACCCTGATGAGGATATGTTCATCCAATTGAATTTTAAAGACAGCAATAAATGTCCTGAATATGCGAGTGTCGCTGAGGAAAATCCGTACGTACCCGAAGATCTTTTGACAAAAAGAAAAGACCAAGAGCTCGCAGAACGTTTGCTCGAAGAAAGCTTTACGATCACAACAAAAGAAATGTTAAGCAAGCGGATTGATGATGCGCTCGACAAAGGGGATCGTGAACTTTTTATCAGTTTAACTGCGCTATTAAATGAAATGAAAAAAGACCAATGACTTCGCCATTTCGGTGAAGTCATTGGTTTGCGTTGAGTGATTGTATGCGCTACACTTTATAGAACACAGATGGGAGGAAGAGAAATGAATTGGGTACCAAAAGATGTAGATACATATATCAATCAAAAAGAGTATATTGACACAATCGTTGTACCGCTGATCTCCATCGATACACGAACGGAAACGATGAAAAATAGTGCATCATCTTCAGAGTTTCTTATGAATCTATCGATGTTTATAGAAAAGCAGTTCAAAGGTAGAATGATGTTCTTGCCACCCGTTTCTTATACACAATCGATGGATTTGCAACTGCTAGCAGATACGTTAGGAGAGGATTTAAAGGACTCTTCGTTTACCCATATTTTCTATCTCACTACAGATGCAAAATGGACGTCTGTAACTGTTGAAGGAAAAGTCGTTTGGTTACCATCTATACCGCTAGAGGCGATGGATGATCATTTACGTCAAACCATTTTAGAAG encodes:
- a CDS encoding lipopolysaccharide assembly protein LapB, whose product is MNLLQEMEQLLLDGDADSLQNKIQTLQAEHEYDALYDVANLLIDYGFLGQADDIFAQLLLVFPDEAQLKIDRAAALLELGEEDNALLLLTDIKEDEEEFVQALLAQADYYQMLGFAETALSKVREASALLPHEPVIQLAEAELLLESGRYSEAVRLYNKLLKTNDELAGVNISSRLAEAYSAGAAYEEAIPFYEELLAKETNPEELFGLGLAYFQTERYSEAVSRLEQLLEMDPDYFSAYMLAGQSYAQQNEDEQALQLFKKGIERDAFDKELHVAAAKSALKLQLPDQAESHLKEALVLDPEYIDALVTLASLYNEQEKDEALLELLQYAEADQLEIPLLYAFFAYAYERTEDYRKAYEMYLKAYDGMKEDADFLDLYARFLLEEGKSSEALPVILQLVKVDPQAEEWVAYIDAQSEEGV
- a CDS encoding ReoY family proteolytic degradation factor translates to MKAMVPVAAKKEFLRWFLKRYRLKRRECVWILNYLLSNEHLLTNVHFTDEAHHCPRAMIISTTEVDSIPFRFYKGNLMTADAEKSFHDLRLHPDEDMFIQLNFKDSNKCPEYASVAEENPYVPEDLLTKRKDQELAERLLEESFTITTKEMLSKRIDDALDKGDRELFISLTALLNEMKKDQ
- a CDS encoding DUF2487 family protein, producing the protein MNWVPKDVDTYINQKEYIDTIVVPLISIDTRTETMKNSASSSEFLMNLSMFIEKQFKGRMMFLPPVSYTQSMDLQLLADTLGEDLKDSSFTHIFYLTTDAKWTSVTVEGKVVWLPSIPLEAMDDHLRQTILEDQLRQVLTHFMEKWNVQ